One genomic region from Streptomyces sp. Li-HN-5-11 encodes:
- a CDS encoding GntR family transcriptional regulator, whose translation MTAPVVHSLREQIREHIVEGIVSGRWKPGERIVERRIATELEVSQTPVREALRELESLRLIESAPNKGVRVRNLTAADLEESYPVRAGLEAIAAELAAERLAQDCSALEPHVSALYEADRNADGTAQVRHTVGFHRELVRAAGNSVLLHTWEGLGIEVFTALSIRWLGTVQQSYAEEHEELVQAFRRRDPRIAELVKAHVLGCAPRA comes from the coding sequence ATGACCGCGCCCGTCGTCCACTCGCTGCGCGAGCAGATCCGCGAGCACATCGTGGAGGGGATCGTCAGCGGGCGCTGGAAGCCGGGTGAGCGGATCGTCGAGCGGCGGATCGCGACCGAGCTGGAGGTGAGCCAGACGCCGGTGCGGGAGGCACTGCGCGAGCTGGAGTCGCTGCGGCTGATCGAGTCGGCGCCGAACAAGGGCGTTCGGGTGCGCAATCTGACCGCCGCCGATCTGGAGGAGAGCTACCCGGTCCGGGCCGGCCTGGAGGCCATCGCGGCGGAACTCGCTGCCGAGCGGCTGGCACAGGACTGCTCGGCGCTGGAGCCGCACGTGTCGGCGCTGTACGAGGCCGACCGCAATGCCGACGGCACGGCACAGGTGCGGCACACGGTGGGCTTCCACCGGGAGCTGGTGCGCGCTGCCGGCAACTCGGTGCTGCTGCACACCTGGGAGGGGCTCGGCATCGAGGTGTTCACCGCGCTGTCCATCCGCTGGCTGGGCACGGTCCAGCAGTCGTACGCGGAGGAGCACGAGGAGCTCGTCCAGGCCTTCAGGAGGCGCGATCCCCGGATCGCGGAACTGGTGAAGGCGCACGTGCTGGGGTGCGCGCCGCGTGCCTGA
- the aceE gene encoding pyruvate dehydrogenase (acetyl-transferring), homodimeric type has translation MTDPNAIQPSALDQLPDRDPEETAEWQASLDAVAKAAGPHRAAYLMRRTLERAEAGGIALPKLLETDYVNSIPTAAEPAVPGDEEMERRITAWNRWNAAAMVTRGAKHGVGGHIATFASAAWLYETGFNHFFKGKEGDGSGDQLYIQGHASPGIYARAFLDGRLNESHLDNFRQEAGGNGLPSYPHPRRLPWLWEFPTVSMGLGPLSAIYQARFNRYLTARGIKDVSDSHVWAFLGDGEMDEPESTAALALASREGLDNLTFVINCNLQRLDGPVRANFKIVQELEAQFRGAGWNVIKTLWGTAWDELFQLDTTGALVRRLREVPDAQVQTYQTRGAAYIREDFFGKDPALAEMAKLLSDDKILECFHLSRGGHEARKVYAAYKAAVEHKGAPTVILAQTVKGHTLGQGFASKNANHQMKKLSADEFKSMRDLLDLPIRDSDFVDGVVPYGHPGADSPEVRYLQERRAALGGPAPARRVHPVAPLPAPADKAFAAFDKGSGSQNVATTMAFVRLVKDLVRDKEAGRRWVPIVPDEARTFGMESLFPSLGIYSPKGQTYEPVDRDQLMYYKEAKNGQILNEGITEAGSMADFIAASTSYATHGEAMIPFYIFYSMFGWQRTADQMWQLGDQLGRGFLVGATAGRTTLTGEGLQHADGHSPVIAATNPAALTYDPAFAYEIAVIVKDGLRRMYGEAAPGEDQNVFYYLTVYNEPLPQPAKPSVPGVDEGIVKGLYRFNTVESAGLTAPANAPRIQLLGSGTAIHWALRAQKLLAEEWGVAADVWSATSWSELRRDAMEADAALLRGEERVPYVRQALQGAEGPVLAVSDYMRQVPDQIAQWVEQDWSSLGADGFGLSDTRDAARRHFGVDAESIVVAALAQLARRGEVKASAVKEAREKYGL, from the coding sequence ATGACCGACCCCAACGCCATCCAGCCGAGCGCGCTCGACCAGCTCCCCGACCGCGACCCCGAGGAGACCGCCGAATGGCAGGCCTCCCTGGACGCGGTCGCCAAGGCGGCCGGGCCGCACCGTGCCGCGTACCTGATGCGCCGCACGCTGGAGCGCGCCGAGGCGGGCGGCATCGCGCTGCCGAAGCTCCTCGAGACCGACTACGTCAACTCCATCCCGACCGCGGCCGAGCCGGCCGTCCCCGGTGACGAGGAGATGGAGCGCCGTATCACCGCCTGGAACCGCTGGAACGCGGCCGCGATGGTGACCCGGGGCGCCAAGCACGGCGTGGGCGGCCACATCGCCACCTTCGCCTCCGCCGCCTGGCTGTACGAGACCGGCTTCAACCACTTCTTCAAGGGCAAGGAGGGCGACGGCTCCGGCGACCAGCTCTACATCCAGGGCCACGCGTCCCCCGGCATCTACGCCCGCGCCTTCCTCGACGGCCGCCTGAACGAGTCGCACCTCGACAACTTCCGCCAGGAGGCCGGCGGCAACGGCCTGCCGTCGTACCCGCACCCGCGCCGGCTGCCCTGGCTGTGGGAGTTCCCGACGGTGAGCATGGGCCTCGGCCCCCTCTCCGCCATCTACCAGGCCCGCTTCAACCGGTACCTGACGGCGCGCGGCATCAAGGACGTCTCCGACTCCCACGTCTGGGCGTTCCTCGGCGACGGCGAGATGGACGAGCCCGAGTCCACGGCGGCGCTCGCGCTCGCCTCCCGCGAGGGCCTCGACAACCTCACCTTCGTCATCAACTGCAACCTGCAGCGCCTCGACGGCCCGGTGCGCGCCAACTTCAAGATCGTGCAGGAGCTGGAGGCCCAGTTCCGCGGCGCCGGCTGGAACGTGATCAAGACGCTGTGGGGCACGGCCTGGGACGAGCTGTTCCAGCTCGACACCACCGGCGCGCTCGTACGCCGGCTGCGCGAGGTACCCGACGCGCAGGTGCAGACGTACCAGACGCGCGGCGCCGCCTACATCCGCGAGGACTTCTTCGGCAAGGACCCGGCGCTCGCCGAGATGGCGAAGCTGCTGAGCGACGACAAGATCCTCGAGTGCTTCCACCTCTCCCGCGGCGGCCACGAGGCCCGCAAGGTGTACGCCGCCTACAAGGCCGCCGTCGAGCACAAGGGCGCGCCGACCGTGATCCTGGCCCAGACGGTCAAGGGCCACACCCTCGGCCAGGGCTTCGCGTCGAAGAACGCCAACCACCAGATGAAGAAGCTGTCGGCGGACGAGTTCAAGTCGATGCGCGACCTGCTCGACCTGCCGATCAGGGACAGCGACTTCGTCGACGGTGTGGTCCCCTACGGCCACCCCGGCGCCGACTCCCCCGAGGTGCGCTACCTCCAGGAGCGCCGCGCGGCCCTGGGCGGCCCGGCCCCGGCCCGCCGCGTGCACCCGGTCGCGCCGCTGCCCGCGCCCGCCGACAAGGCGTTCGCCGCCTTCGACAAGGGCTCCGGCTCGCAGAACGTGGCCACCACCATGGCCTTCGTCCGCCTGGTCAAGGACCTGGTGCGCGACAAGGAGGCGGGCAGGCGCTGGGTGCCGATCGTCCCCGACGAGGCCCGCACCTTCGGCATGGAGTCGCTCTTCCCGTCCCTCGGGATCTACTCCCCCAAGGGCCAGACGTACGAGCCGGTCGACCGCGACCAGCTGATGTACTACAAGGAGGCCAAGAACGGCCAGATCCTCAACGAGGGGATCACCGAGGCCGGTTCGATGGCCGACTTCATCGCCGCTTCGACGTCGTACGCGACGCACGGCGAGGCGATGATCCCGTTCTACATCTTCTACTCGATGTTCGGCTGGCAGCGCACCGCCGACCAGATGTGGCAGCTCGGCGACCAGCTCGGCCGCGGCTTCCTCGTCGGCGCCACGGCGGGCCGTACGACGCTGACCGGTGAGGGCCTGCAGCACGCCGACGGCCACTCGCCGGTGATCGCCGCGACGAACCCGGCGGCGCTGACGTACGACCCGGCGTTCGCGTACGAGATCGCGGTCATCGTCAAGGACGGTCTGCGCCGCATGTACGGCGAGGCGGCCCCCGGCGAGGACCAGAACGTCTTCTACTACCTGACCGTCTACAACGAGCCGCTGCCGCAGCCCGCGAAGCCGTCGGTCCCGGGCGTCGACGAGGGCATCGTCAAGGGCCTGTACCGCTTCAACACGGTGGAGTCGGCGGGCCTGACGGCCCCCGCCAACGCACCGCGCATCCAGCTGCTGGGCTCCGGCACGGCGATCCACTGGGCGCTCAGGGCGCAGAAACTGCTCGCCGAGGAGTGGGGCGTGGCCGCGGACGTGTGGTCCGCGACCTCGTGGAGCGAGCTGCGCCGGGACGCCATGGAGGCCGACGCGGCGCTGCTGCGGGGCGAGGAGCGGGTGCCGTACGTCCGTCAGGCGCTGCAGGGCGCCGAGGGCCCGGTCCTGGCCGTCTCCGACTACATGCGCCAGGTCCCGGACCAGATCGCGCAGTGGGTCGAGCAGGACTGGTCCTCGCTGGGCGCGGACGGCTTCGGCCTGTCGGACACCCGCGATGCCGCCCGTCGCCACTTCGGTGTCGACGCCGAGTCGATCGTCGTCGCCGCGCTGGCCCAGCTCGCCAGGCGGGGCGAGGTGAAGGCCTCGGCGGTCAAGGAGGCCCGGGAGAAGTACGGCCTGTAA